A stretch of DNA from Cannabis sativa cultivar Pink pepper isolate KNU-18-1 chromosome X, ASM2916894v1, whole genome shotgun sequence:
aggtgcctgcttgcggaacctttcatacagaggttccattcTATTTACCGCTACCACTGGTTCGGCCTGGACAACAgaggcaggtgccactggaatttCTGGTACATGCACAGCAGGAGCTCATTATTTTGTTCctcaattctggcttgcatttctgcaaacctatttttccaattctgggctccttgagtggcttgggcagcctgggcagcctgtggcgggttaaccTCACCCTGACCACGAGCCCTgtccctgggacctctacctcggccccgagcatttgggggaaactgacctccctgaccttgatttgaCCAGACCGAGGTTCCCGGACTCCTAGTATTTCGcatggcgtccatctagtctgaacagcctacGAAACTAAGAGTTGTCatatcaggtcatgatcaaTGAGAGCTTAccaatgccgcttaatttgaaaattaaaaacatgcgcctattctactatcaggctactaacatgcttcctaacaggcttttcttatttcataaaaattaaataaactactaaagcaataaaagcttactgaaccgtagaacgagttAACTGCTGATGataattgtacatgtcgtgacgatcttcgaaagacaacctggcggctctgataccaaattgtagcaccctaactagcataggcgtgtttacgtgatttttaaacgtactgtgcaactcattgctaatcaacgaggtttatgaaaatcgtgattaattaaaatttttcttatgaattaaaacttatataatacatacaaaatattcgggatcccgattacaaaatactttacaaaagtttactaattctttacaaaatatttgtcgcccagcgactaactacaaaagcgctgttgtcccgaggatcgtactctccatgcctaaccgccccgacatgtacaatcttcatcggctcgtcctcacggttcctcagctttggccttgcccttacctacacataaacatagcactgtgagtcgacagagtcagtaagaaaagcataaatcataaacatacataaaacccgggttatgatcagacgcccatacccctgaccacaaccctaatccccgtgtctcacacggtactgagtctcgaacgttcgtaTGACGGTACTTTTGAtagagtaacagcctatactcagtacactggtcatactccagctcctagtcatactctagccttaccgatgtgttacagtatcagcctatactcggtacactagtcatactctagctgctagtcatactctagctttatcgatgtgatacagtcaaacagtacagtaccatcgaccataatatcagcctatactcggtacaccggtcatactccagccgctagtcatactctagccttaccgatgtgatactgtcgaatggtacgaagccaacatacatatctaatgtaatctaataggcttcctaacatgcacgctaaacatgtaaatacatatgcatactgttgtactaatcttaccttaattctgaattcaggtgtgccgatcaacctgagtggaacgaactgctcggggaattacaggctcctaaaccaaaTAATCACacactgataagtgacacgctaaatcactttccggggacttaaactagaaactaaaagtttccctatcgataaaaagcatggaaataccctaaacaacacaaaaatgggaagaactagggttcccaggATTGTCCCAACCTGTAGACCGgttctacaaccggaattctggttctggaaaattcctggaagccccaaccggtcgaccggttgctgaTGGCTTCCCTGAACTGGAATTCTGGTTCAGTGtaggaattttcaaaaattcaattctcactcaaatcaaacccaaacctcatgcaaccttccagacctgttctaaataccccaaagaacattcccaaagcatcaaaacaacccagtaatcacagatacaaaaaacgtcattaaagctccaagctttgaattcaaaactcaagcttggctaaaccccactaacatgcatccaaacctactTGAACCTACCCAAATAAGCATAACTAAGTCTCTGAAAACAACAGCAAACAACTACAAacaacacagcaacagattgcatcatttcaccattaaaatCAAGATTTAGCTCAAAACTTCAAACTTACTTAAAATCAACTCAACATGCATCAAAACCTATTCTATTTCACTCCATTAAACATATGTTAACTACAGAGAACAACACataattacagcagcaacaacaatcacaaactaagcatgcaactaAATCATTTTTTCTTAAACTTCAAGAAACCAAGGAAAAACTTGAACAAGGATTACCTCCACTAGAATTACTCTAAGATTGATGGAAATTACTTGAATTTGCAAAGAAAATCacagccctagcagctcccaagcaaggccgaaagagagagagagagagagagagagagagagagagagagagagagagagagagagagagagagagagaaaatgcaattttgctattttctttgatttttgataaaataagagttataaaaattgattttatcaTAATACCACCAGCCAAGATTTAATGAATAAAACACATAATTAAGATTAATAAAAACCACTAACGGACAAAAcatcaatggggcaaaatgaccattttgcccctccacactaaaataacataaagggtactaaagggtattttgggaaagcTCTAAATTCCAgactaatcccgacattcccaatgtctaaataaactgcgccaatatactaaaatactaaattgtgattctactgagccatacaccgcgttctatgttgccgggcaccgaaaatgcaaaattatgaaatttcactatatgacataaaaatgcattcagaattcaaatataacaacataaataattatttaaatatctataaataattttcataattaaatcttaattaactgctaatttccgaattaaactaagcggtctttacaaagtAGATGTGCGATGGGCACTAGTCCgtatttttttcacttttagatCTATTGCTAATTTAGCTAGCATGTCTGCGAAGGTATTTTTATCCCTAGGGATTTACTTCATAGAATAGTGCTTAAAATGTTTCAATAGCTCCCTGGGTTTTGCTACATAACTAGCCATCTTCTCTTCTTTCGTCTGATACTCTCCAGAAACTTGGTTGACAACTACCTGTGAATCGCTGCAAAGCTCAATGTTCTTGGCACCAACCTCTTTAGCCAATTGCAAGCCAGCAATCATAGCTTCATGTTCAGCTTCATTATTGGAAGCTTCGAATTCAAATTGAAGTGCACTTTGGAGTTGAAGTTGTTGAGAAGAAATTAGATTGATTCCAGCTCCAGAACCTTTCTCATTTAATGCTCTATCTACATATATTTtccaaacttctaacttcaagATTGGCATTTCAGGGTCATCATTTATCCCCGTGCATTCGACAATGAAATCTACTAAGGCTCGACCTTTGATTGAAATTCTTGGTTGATAATGTATATCAAATTGGCTTAGCTCCATTGCACACTTTAGGAGTCTTCCTGATGACTCTAGCTTTTGTAATACTTGACAAAGAGGGTGGTTGGTCAATACCTTAATGGCATCAACTTGAAAGTATGGTCTTAACTTCCATGAATCAATTAGTAAGCAAAAGGAAAGGTTTTTAATCATAGGATATTTGCACTCCACGCCCAACAATCTTTTGCTCATGTAATAAACTGGAAGTTGTACATTTTCTTCTTCTCGCACTAAGGCGGCACTTATAGCATGATCTGACAATGACAGGTACAAGAATAACGACTCTCCCTTAATTGATTTGGACAATATTAGAGCCTTCGTTAGGTGTTCTTTGAGTTTCTCGAATCTACTAAGTGGGCACTCAATTGTccattcaaacttattattttctcGAAGTACATTGAAGAAAGGTATGCACTTATCTATAGATTTAGAAACGAATCTACTAAGTGCAATAATCCTTCCAGCTAACTTGTGAACATTcttgtgttttctgggtgaagGTATGTCTAAAAGGGCTTTGATCTTCTCCAGGTTTGCCTCAATGCCTCGATAACTAACTATGAAACCCAAtaatttccttaaaaaaaactCTAAAAGTGCATTTCTTTTGGTTTAGTTTCATTCTACGCTCCCAGATAATGGAAAAGGCATCTTTGAGATCTTCGTGATTGCTCATGGATTTTGATTTCACCAGCATGTCATCGACATAAACTTTCATGTTCTTCCTCAGTACATTCTTGAACATTTTGTTGACCATTTGCTGGTAGGTAGCTACATCGTTCTTCTATCCAAATGACATGACCTTGTAGCAATTGATTCCTTTGCCAGTTTGAAAGCTTGTATGCTCTTGGTTAGCCAcgtgcattttgatttgattgtaaccaaagtatgcatccatgaagcttaagaGTTCATACCTTGAGGTTACGTCGACCATCTGATCAAATTACAAAAGTGGGAAGTAGTCTTTTGGACAAGCcttgtttagatctgtaaaaTCTATACACATTCTCCGTGTCCCATTAGGCTTTGGGACCAAAACCAGATTGACTAGCCATATGGGATATAGAGCTTCTCTGAAGAAATCAATGTTGGTCAACTTGTCTACTTCTACCTTCACTGCTTCCGATCTCACTGTATCTAAGGGTCTCCACTTCTATCAAATTAGATCAGCCGTGGGATCTATATTCAATGCATGACAAATTACTTGAGGACTGACTCCACTCATGTTAGAAGGACTTTAGGCTAATACATCAATGTTTACCTTAACTGTAGAGGCAATCTTTTCTTTCACTGCCGGAGGTAGATTCTTTCCCACTCTGATGACTTTAGTGGGGTATTCATCATTAATGCATACTTCTTCTACCTCTTCCACAGGCTCTATTATTCATTCCACACCTACCCGTAGACCTAATTCATCTTCTCCTTGGACCTCCCTTAGTGCTAGCTGGGAAgatgtgttggaaatattttaccaggatctagatttactaccaagtatgtttcattaacatcctaatatgaattctaaaaccatgaaataaacacataagagtttaagaaaaccttacattgggtgcagcgaaatataatgactccttccgttcagatctctagcccttgattcctttctgtagcagagcataatcaagatctgaacctggatctttttctctccttccttgatgttgattctccttctttgttgtttggattctcctacagtcttacacactatgattgagataccacttgatgtgtgttggcactactctatcactcaaggaatttcgaaatttgaagagaagaaaagagagaggaaagtggctatagctttctctgaaagaaacaatgtgcaagtcatgagtttcctgaagccaacactttctatttatagaatgccatctaggtttaggttagaattgtatggcattaaaataatgaaaaaataaaatagtaaaaggcttttgcatagtgggcggccatttaaggaaattgggcctcactttgcaacttttccattttgttatttttcattgccattttctcaaaaatgccaattttccaattgaaccatttaaatgtcaactctaattatttaataactaaaaaataattattaaataatattgtcatttaatatatttattaattagacatataaagtctcttaattaacaaataaaacctagaatctcttttctttataatttcgcccttgcttagtgaaaattcataaactagacatagtctaactttaaaattataattgattaattaaaatcaattaactgcgtcttacaagcagtatggtctcaactagtatggggaccatgggcctatataactgagcttccaataagtcgaaccgaatttaccaagtaaattccttaacttattaattccttattgaatccacacttagaacttggaattgcactctcagtcatatagaacgctctatatgttccacgatatagatacgtcattagttatccattgttataatcctaatttgatcaatgaccctctaatagatgatttacattgaataggaactaaattaccgttacaccttcaatgtattttatccttaaaacacttagctccgtataaatgatatttcagcgaagagaaatgagatctccaccatttatctctgtttagccaagctcgaaggatatcatcgtttcacttctaaattcctatagaagttatagactccatatttatgttagcgctcccactcaactaAACTATCaggttcccaaaatgtacgtatcaccctaacccaaaagtaggcttaactaacaaatcaaagaacatgtataatactcttgagatcgaacctaaccatatcaggattaagatcatttgatctaggatcaacgggtgatattgaattgaatagatattacggtaaattttaatatatctaatcaaagttcaacatCGGTCCCtcccgatgtatactccatacatccgataccggtaaactttgccaatgccctagaaaggacataacacttatccaaggtgtaagaatacctatcgctgattatcatgtcagtctaaaccaagtgaactgacaaatcagggaataaactttcgaacatataattaagattatattccactgtgctgacaacactataatcattaacaaattcatatgttctggacttaaatagaattcatacattatatatataatcatgaaataaatcatgtgaaccatgcaacataagatgttatttctaatctttattaataagtaaatctgattatattgaaataggttttatttagggcacaaaacccaacaagatgTTCTAGCTTCT
This window harbors:
- the LOC115723469 gene encoding uncharacterized protein LOC115723469 gives rise to the protein MVNKMFKNVLRKNMKVYVDDMLVKSKSMSNHEDLKDAFSIIWELSYRGIEANLEKIKALLDIPSPRKHKNVHKLAGRIIALSRFVSKSIDKCIPFFNVLRENNKFEWTIECPLSRFEKLKEHLTKALILSKSIKGESLFLYLSLSDHAISAALVREEENVQLPVYYMSKRLLGVECKYPMIKNLSFCLLIDSWKLRPYFQVDAIKVLTNHPLCQVLQKLESSGRLLKCAMELSQFDIHYQPRISIKGRALVDFIVECTGINDDPEMPILKLEVWKIYVDRALNEKGSGAGINLISSQQLQLQSALQFEFEASNNEAEHEAMIAGLQLAKEVGAKNIELCSDSQVVVNQVSGEYQTKEEKMASYVAKPRELLKHFKHYSMK